One part of the Rutidosis leptorrhynchoides isolate AG116_Rl617_1_P2 chromosome 1, CSIRO_AGI_Rlap_v1, whole genome shotgun sequence genome encodes these proteins:
- the LOC139888439 gene encoding premnaspirodiene oxygenase-like: MELQFNIPPLFIATIFFVLFIITHFKISKSHNNNSIKLPPQPRKLPLIGHLHHLSRGLPHHALGTVANKFGPIVGLHLGEISTVLISSPTLAKEILKTHDLAFASRPKMISGEIIGYNYKDIAACPYGDYWRQMRKICVLELLSTKKVQSFHSVREQESWNLVESVTKQTSKTIKLNENILLLTNNILCRVSVGSICKDQKLLVALFKEFLSYTAGFDASDLFPSIKLLHLITGTRNKLLKIRTKIDKILDNFISGHQERRAGAQSRHNEDLLDVLLRLKDDGGLELPLASDNVKAVIIDMLLAGTDTSSSTIDWAMSELIKNPRVMKKLQDELRQTFKGKKKIYESDIQELVYLKQVIKETLRLHPPAPLLLPRLSRENCEIGGYHIPANTTIIINAWKIGRDPDYWTDPESFVPERFTENSFSNMITKDFEYLPFGGGRRVCPGMSMGLANVELPLATLMYHFDWDLPKGVTSENLDMTESFGATVCRKTDLLLVPTLYNTNQ; the protein is encoded by the exons ATGGAGCTTCAGTTTAACATTCCCCCCCTTTTCATTGCAACCATATTCTTTGTCTTATTCATCATCACTCATTTCAAAATTTCAAAATCCCATAATAATAACAGCATAAAACTACCTCCACAACCAAGGAAGCTTCCTCTGATTGGTCATCTGCATCATTTGTCAAGAGGATTACCACACCATGCTCTAGGAACCGTTGCGAATAAATTTGGACCAATAGTTGGTCTACATCTTGGCGAAATCTCGACCGTCTTAATCTCATCCCCCACTTTGGCTAAAGAAATTTTGAAAACTCATGATCTCGCTTTCGCAAGCAGACCCAAAATGATAAGTGGTGAAATCATCGGTTACAACTATAAAGACATCGCCGCATGTCCCTATGGTGACTACTGGAGACAAATGCGTAAGATATGTGTATTGGAGCTTCTAAGCACCAAAAAAGTTCAATCCTTTCATTCAGTTCGTGAACAAGAGTCATGGAACCTCGTTGAATCTGTAACCAAAcagacatcaaagactattaagctTAATGAGAACATTTTGTTGTTGACGAATAATATATTATGTAGGGTCTCAGTTGGAAGCATATGCAAGGATCAAAAGCTCCTTGTGGCACTATTTAAAGAATTTTTATCTTATACTGCTGGTTTTGATGCATCAGATCTATTTCCATCTATCAAACTATTGCATCTGATTACAGGGACGAGGAACAAGTTGTTGAAAATACGAACAAAAATTGATAAGATTCTTGACAACTTCATCTCTGGTCACCAAGAACGTCGTGCAGGTGCACAAAGTCGCCACAACGAAGACCTCCTTGATGTTCTTCTGAGGCTCAAAGATGATGGTGGGCTTGAACTGCCATTAGCTTCAGATAACGTCAAAGCAGTCATCATT GATATGTTATTAGCAGGCACAGACACTTCTTCATCAACAATCGATTGGGCAATGTCAGAACTAATAAAGAATCCAAGGGTTATGAAAAAACTGCAAGACGAACTTAGGCAGACATTCAAGGGAAAGAAAAAGATATATGAATCAGATATTCAAGAGTTAGTTTACCTAAAGCAAGTGATAAAAGAAACGTTAAGGTTGCACCCTCCAGCTCCATTGTTACTCCCTAGATTGTCACGAGAGAATTGTGAGATAGGCGGATACCATATCCCTGCTAATACAACAATTATTATTAACGCGTGGAAAATAGGACGTGATCCAGATTACTGGACTGATCCTGAGAGTTTCGTACCTGAAAGGTTTACAGAAAATTCATTTAGTAACATGATTACAAAGGATTTTGAATATCTTCCATTTGGTGGTGGAAGAAGAGTGTGTCCAGGTATGAGTATGGGCTTGGCTAACGTCGAACTTCCTTTAGCGACGCTAATGTACCATTTTGATTGGGATCTTCCAAAAGGAGTAACATCTGAAAATCTTGATATGACCGAGTCATTTGGAGCTACTGTTTGTCGAAAGACCGACTTACTTTTAGTCCCAACTCTTTATAACACAAACCAATGA